In the genome of Streptomyces racemochromogenes, one region contains:
- a CDS encoding alpha/beta fold hydrolase codes for MKLRLPRRPRDRLLAGAAALAVLVGAGSWTAAASGDEPAVRREDRFVQVPGLDAAGPGAPGAGIDTSFFTSGDPSAKRPAVLLGHGFGGSKDDVRAQAERLARDGYAVMTWSARGFGRSGGKIGLNDPEHEVKDVSALVDALARRPEVRLDADGDPRVGVAGASYGGAVALLAAGYDRRVDAIAPQITYWNLADSLFPQGVFKKLWAGIFFTTGAAGGLQQAQPLADAGTPTAGTAGPAGPAGAPGCGRFEPQLCAMYERVAVAGKPDAEARELLERRSPSAVAGRIKVPALIVQGQEDSLFPLDQADAMAKAIAANGAPVALDWAAGGHDGGMREAARVEARVTAWFDRYLKDDGSADTGPAFRVSRSGGFDSTDGRLTLRGASGERYPGLASAPRGFALSGREQTFANPAGGAPPALSALPGVGGQLAALGTGLSLDFPGQNARFESEPLTEAVRVTGSPTVTLKVRSTAADGSAVLFGKVYDVGPDGRQQVLPSQLVAPVRVEDAGQGRSVELRLPAIDHAVQAGHRLRLVVAATDLGYASPAAPASYTVSAEGPLRVPVADGVETAAAGLPAWTWWMPLGALALAAGLLGIRRTGGGRAGTRVREAQPEPALADVPLDITGLTKRYAKAQDRYAVRDLSFRVEKGQVLGLLGPNGAGKTTTLRMLMGLITPDAGEIRVFGHPIRPGAPVLSRVGAFVEGAGFLPHLTGRTNLELYWQATGRPVEDAHMAEALEIAGLGDALERAVRTYSQGMRQRLAIAQAMLGMPDLLILDEPTNGLDPPQIREMRDVMIRYAAGGRTVIVSSHLLSEVEQSCTHLVVMDRGRLVRAGEVAEITGGGDTLLVTLAEPVDEVTVGKVAALEGVASAVPCDEGLLVRLDGASPAALIGDLVRLELPVSAVGPHRRLEDAFLTLIGGTA; via the coding sequence ATGAAGCTACGACTGCCCCGGCGGCCCCGGGACCGCCTGCTCGCCGGCGCCGCCGCCCTCGCCGTCCTGGTGGGCGCCGGCTCCTGGACGGCCGCCGCGTCCGGGGACGAGCCGGCCGTGCGCCGCGAGGACCGGTTCGTGCAGGTGCCCGGGCTGGACGCCGCGGGTCCGGGCGCGCCCGGTGCCGGGATCGACACCTCCTTCTTCACCTCCGGGGACCCCTCGGCGAAGCGGCCCGCCGTGCTCCTCGGCCACGGCTTCGGCGGCAGCAAGGACGACGTCCGCGCCCAGGCCGAGCGCCTGGCCCGCGACGGCTACGCCGTCATGACCTGGTCGGCGCGCGGCTTCGGCCGTTCCGGCGGGAAGATCGGGCTCAACGACCCCGAGCACGAGGTCAAGGACGTCTCCGCGCTCGTCGACGCGCTGGCCCGGCGGCCCGAGGTGCGGCTCGACGCGGACGGCGACCCCCGCGTGGGCGTTGCCGGAGCCTCCTACGGCGGGGCCGTGGCCCTGCTGGCGGCCGGGTACGACCGGCGGGTGGACGCGATCGCCCCGCAGATCACGTACTGGAACCTCGCCGACTCCCTCTTCCCCCAGGGCGTGTTCAAGAAGCTCTGGGCCGGGATCTTCTTCACCACCGGCGCGGCGGGCGGCCTCCAGCAGGCGCAGCCCCTCGCGGACGCCGGTACGCCGACGGCGGGAACGGCGGGACCGGCGGGACCGGCCGGCGCGCCCGGCTGCGGCCGGTTCGAGCCGCAGCTGTGCGCCATGTACGAGCGCGTCGCGGTGGCCGGGAAGCCCGACGCCGAGGCGCGCGAGCTGCTGGAGCGGCGCAGCCCCTCGGCCGTGGCCGGCCGGATCAAGGTGCCGGCGCTGATCGTGCAGGGGCAGGAGGACTCCCTCTTCCCGCTGGACCAGGCCGACGCCATGGCGAAGGCCATCGCCGCGAACGGGGCCCCCGTGGCCCTGGACTGGGCGGCCGGCGGGCACGACGGCGGGATGCGCGAGGCGGCCCGGGTCGAGGCCCGGGTGACCGCCTGGTTCGACCGCTACCTGAAGGACGACGGCTCGGCGGACACCGGCCCGGCGTTCCGGGTGTCGCGCTCCGGCGGGTTCGACTCCACCGACGGGCGGCTGACCCTGCGCGGCGCGAGCGGGGAGCGCTACCCGGGACTGGCCTCCGCTCCGCGCGGGTTCGCCCTCTCGGGCCGTGAGCAGACCTTCGCCAACCCGGCGGGCGGGGCGCCGCCGGCGCTGTCCGCGCTGCCCGGGGTCGGCGGTCAGCTCGCCGCCCTCGGAACCGGGCTCTCGCTGGACTTCCCCGGGCAGAACGCCCGCTTCGAGTCGGAGCCCCTGACCGAGGCCGTACGGGTCACCGGCTCGCCGACCGTCACCCTGAAGGTGAGGTCGACGGCCGCCGACGGATCGGCCGTGCTGTTCGGCAAGGTGTACGACGTGGGGCCGGACGGGCGCCAGCAGGTGCTGCCTTCCCAGCTGGTCGCGCCCGTACGGGTGGAGGACGCCGGGCAGGGCCGGAGCGTGGAGCTGCGGCTCCCGGCGATCGACCACGCCGTCCAGGCAGGGCACCGGCTGCGGCTGGTGGTCGCCGCCACCGACCTCGGCTACGCCTCACCGGCCGCTCCGGCCTCCTACACCGTCTCGGCGGAGGGCCCGCTGCGGGTGCCCGTCGCGGACGGGGTGGAGACCGCGGCCGCCGGGCTGCCCGCCTGGACCTGGTGGATGCCGCTGGGCGCGCTGGCGCTGGCCGCGGGGCTCCTCGGGATCCGGCGGACCGGCGGGGGCCGGGCGGGGACGCGGGTGCGGGAAGCGCAGCCCGAACCCGCACTGGCCGACGTACCACTGGACATCACCGGGCTGACGAAGCGGTACGCGAAGGCACAGGACCGCTACGCCGTGCGGGACCTGTCCTTCCGGGTGGAGAAGGGCCAGGTGCTGGGCCTGCTCGGGCCCAACGGCGCGGGCAAGACCACGACCCTGCGGATGCTGATGGGCCTGATCACGCCGGACGCCGGGGAGATCCGGGTGTTCGGGCATCCGATCCGGCCCGGCGCCCCGGTGCTGTCGCGGGTGGGGGCGTTCGTGGAGGGCGCCGGGTTCCTGCCGCACCTGACGGGCCGGACCAACCTGGAGCTGTACTGGCAGGCCACGGGCCGTCCCGTCGAGGACGCGCACATGGCGGAGGCCCTGGAGATCGCCGGGCTCGGCGACGCGCTGGAGCGGGCGGTGCGCACGTACTCGCAGGGCATGCGCCAGCGGCTCGCCATCGCGCAGGCGATGCTCGGGATGCCGGACCTGCTGATCCTCGACGAGCCGACGAACGGTCTGGACCCGCCGCAGATCAGGGAGATGCGGGACGTGATGATCCGCTACGCCGCCGGCGGGCGGACGGTCATCGTCTCCAGCCACCTGCTGTCGGAGGTGGAGCAGTCCTGCACGCACCTGGTGGTCATGGACCGCGGGCGGCTCGTGCGGGCCGGCGAGGTCGCCGAGATCACCGGCGGCGGGGACACCCTGCTGGTGACCCTGGCGGAGCCGGTGGACGAGGTGACGGTGGGGAAGGTCGCCGCCCTGGAGGGCGTGGCCTCCGCGGTGCCCTGCGACGAGGGGCTGCTCGTCCGGCTCGACGGCGCGTCGCCCGCGGCGCTGATCGGCGATCTCGTGCGGCTGGAGCTGCCGGTGTCGGCGGTGGGGCCGCACCGGAGGCTGGAGGACGCCTTCCTCACCCTGATCGGAGGTACGGCATGA
- a CDS encoding ABC transporter permease has protein sequence MSTVEETRVEETRVRETAPGYRAGRTLPLRVEALRQWRRRRTMVMGGVLAALPFVMIIAFAVGGGPDGGRGGGGADGRISLIDTATASGANFAVTCLFVSAGFLLVVPVALFCGDTVASEASWSSLRYLLASPVPRGRLLWSKLVVALGFSLAAIVLLPVVALAAGTAAYGWGPLRLPTGGALDAGDSVPRLALAVAFVFVSQLVTAGLAFWLSTRTDAPLGAVGGAVGLTIVGNVLDAVTALGSWRDFLPAHWQFAWADALQPQLEWGGMVKGVVVSVSYAVVLFALAFRGFSRKDVTS, from the coding sequence ATGAGCACCGTGGAGGAGACCCGGGTGGAGGAGACCCGGGTGCGGGAGACCGCGCCCGGCTACCGGGCGGGGCGGACGCTGCCGCTGCGGGTGGAGGCGCTGCGGCAGTGGCGCAGGCGGCGGACGATGGTGATGGGCGGGGTGCTGGCCGCCCTGCCGTTCGTGATGATCATCGCGTTCGCGGTGGGCGGCGGCCCGGACGGGGGGCGGGGCGGGGGCGGCGCCGACGGGCGGATCAGCCTGATCGACACGGCGACGGCCTCCGGCGCGAACTTCGCGGTGACCTGCCTGTTCGTGTCGGCCGGGTTCCTGCTGGTGGTGCCGGTGGCGCTGTTCTGCGGGGACACGGTGGCCTCGGAGGCGAGCTGGTCCTCGCTGCGGTACCTGCTGGCCTCGCCGGTGCCGAGGGGCCGGCTGCTGTGGAGCAAGCTGGTGGTGGCGCTGGGGTTCAGCCTGGCGGCGATCGTCCTGCTGCCGGTGGTGGCGCTGGCGGCGGGCACGGCCGCGTACGGCTGGGGGCCGCTGCGGCTCCCGACGGGCGGGGCGCTGGACGCCGGTGACTCCGTGCCGCGGCTGGCGCTGGCGGTGGCGTTCGTGTTCGTGTCGCAGCTGGTGACGGCCGGGCTGGCGTTCTGGCTGTCGACGCGGACGGACGCGCCGCTCGGCGCGGTGGGCGGGGCGGTCGGCCTCACGATCGTGGGGAACGTGCTGGACGCGGTGACGGCCCTCGGGTCGTGGCGCGACTTCCTGCCCGCCCACTGGCAGTTCGCCTGGGCGGACGCCCTGCAGCCGCAGCTGGAGTGGGGCGGGATGGTCAAGGGCGTGGTGGTGTCGGTGTCGTACGCCGTGGTGCTGTTCGCGCTCGCCTTCCGGGGGTTCTCCCGCAAGGACGTCACGTCCTAA
- a CDS encoding aldo/keto reductase produces the protein MRYVPLGTSGLKVSAVGLGCNNFGGRLDARATAAVVDAALDSGITLLDTADIYGGRGGSESHLGQALKGRRDQVVLATKFGYDGVDMGYGPAAGSRGGRAYIRRAVEESLRRLDTDHIDLYQLHSPDPGTPVAETLAALTELVAEGKVRYIGHSNLSGWQLAEAAHTARETGAAPFVSAQNEWSLLQRSAERELVPAARHYGLGVLPYFPLANGLLTGKIRRGAPVPAGSRLEGREGYLTEERLDTVEALAAIADRYGRSVLELGLGWLSAQPGCSSVIAGATSPEQVRANAATAERPLEAELLAEIDEVARAHA, from the coding sequence ATGCGCTACGTCCCCCTGGGCACCTCAGGGCTGAAGGTCTCCGCCGTCGGCCTCGGCTGCAACAACTTCGGCGGACGCCTCGACGCCCGGGCCACCGCCGCCGTCGTCGACGCCGCCCTCGACTCCGGGATCACCCTCCTCGACACCGCCGACATCTACGGCGGCCGCGGCGGCTCCGAGAGCCACCTCGGCCAGGCCCTCAAGGGCCGCCGCGACCAGGTCGTCCTCGCCACCAAGTTCGGTTACGACGGCGTCGACATGGGATACGGCCCCGCCGCCGGATCCCGCGGCGGCCGCGCCTACATCCGCCGCGCCGTCGAGGAGTCCCTGCGCCGCCTGGACACCGACCACATCGACCTCTACCAGCTGCACAGCCCCGACCCGGGGACGCCCGTCGCCGAAACCCTCGCCGCCCTCACCGAACTCGTCGCCGAGGGCAAGGTCCGCTACATCGGGCACTCCAACCTCAGCGGCTGGCAGCTCGCCGAAGCCGCCCACACGGCCCGCGAGACCGGTGCCGCGCCCTTCGTCTCCGCGCAGAACGAGTGGTCGCTGCTCCAGCGTTCCGCCGAGCGGGAACTGGTCCCGGCCGCCCGCCACTACGGCCTCGGCGTCCTCCCGTACTTTCCGCTGGCCAACGGCCTCCTCACCGGCAAGATCCGCCGGGGCGCCCCCGTCCCGGCCGGCTCCCGCCTCGAAGGCCGCGAGGGCTACCTCACCGAGGAGCGCCTCGACACCGTGGAGGCGCTGGCCGCGATCGCCGACCGGTACGGCCGCAGCGTCCTGGAACTGGGCCTCGGCTGGCTCTCCGCCCAGCCCGGCTGTTCCTCCGTCATCGCCGGAGCCACCTCGCCCGAGCAGGTGCGCGCCAACGCCGCGACGGCCGAACGGCCCCTGGAAGCGGAGCTGCTGGCCGAGATCGACGAGGTCGCGCGCGCCCACGCGTAG
- a CDS encoding VOC family protein, with product MSVQLNHTIVHSLDNKASAAFLADVLGLEVGPEWGPFVPVSTANGVTLDFATIPAESITPQHYAFLISEEEFDSAFAKIRASGVEYFADPHGRHPGEINHNDGGRGVYFMDPAGHAMEIITRPYGG from the coding sequence ATGTCGGTCCAGCTGAACCACACGATCGTCCACTCCCTCGACAACAAGGCGTCCGCCGCTTTCCTCGCGGACGTCCTCGGTCTCGAAGTCGGCCCTGAGTGGGGCCCGTTCGTCCCCGTGTCCACCGCCAACGGCGTGACCCTGGACTTCGCGACCATCCCGGCCGAGTCCATCACGCCGCAGCACTACGCGTTCCTGATCTCGGAGGAGGAGTTCGACTCCGCCTTCGCGAAGATCCGGGCGTCGGGGGTCGAGTACTTCGCCGACCCGCACGGCCGGCACCCGGGCGAGATCAACCACAACGACGGGGGCCGCGGGGTGTACTTCATGGACCCCGCCGGGCACGCGATGGAGATCATCACCCGTCCGTACGGCGGCTAG
- a CDS encoding ABC transporter ATP-binding protein, with protein MTRGPAELTVEALRYEVDGHTLLHGVDLTARPGETVGVVGPNGSGKTTLLRCVYGTLRPTAGRVLLDGADAGALGARERARRVAVVPQDATGTFGLTVREVVAMGRSPHKRFWEQDGPRDRRQVAGALETVGAAGYAERRFEELSGGERQRALVARALVQEPGLLALDEPTNHLDIRYQLEVLGLVRGLPATALLVLHDLNLAASFCDRLYVLSAGRVVAAGPPGDVLDEALLAEVYGVRTRVGVHPTTGAPSIVYLP; from the coding sequence ATGACGCGCGGACCGGCGGAACTCACCGTCGAGGCCCTGCGTTACGAAGTGGACGGGCACACCCTGCTGCACGGCGTCGACCTCACCGCCCGCCCCGGCGAGACGGTCGGCGTGGTGGGGCCGAACGGCAGCGGCAAGACCACCCTGCTGCGCTGCGTCTACGGCACGCTGCGGCCCACCGCCGGCCGGGTGCTCCTCGACGGGGCCGACGCCGGCGCGCTCGGCGCCAGGGAACGGGCCCGGCGCGTGGCGGTGGTCCCGCAGGACGCCACCGGCACCTTCGGGCTGACCGTCCGCGAGGTCGTCGCCATGGGCCGCAGCCCGCACAAGCGCTTCTGGGAGCAGGACGGCCCGAGGGACCGGCGGCAGGTGGCCGGGGCACTGGAGACGGTCGGCGCGGCCGGCTACGCGGAGCGGCGCTTCGAGGAGCTCTCCGGCGGCGAGCGCCAACGCGCCCTCGTCGCCCGCGCCCTCGTCCAGGAACCGGGCCTGCTGGCCCTCGACGAGCCGACGAACCACCTGGACATCCGCTACCAGTTGGAGGTGCTCGGCCTGGTCCGCGGCCTGCCCGCGACCGCCCTGCTCGTCCTGCACGACCTGAACCTCGCGGCCTCCTTCTGCGACCGGCTGTACGTCCTGTCGGCGGGCCGCGTCGTCGCCGCGGGTCCGCCGGGCGACGTACTGGACGAGGCCCTGCTGGCGGAGGTGTACGGGGTCCGCACCCGCGTCGGGGTCCACCCGACCACGGGCGCCCCCAGCATCGTCTACCTGCCGTGA
- a CDS encoding FecCD family ABC transporter permease produces MRRGLSLVLLAAALAVSMVAGLALGPVRIPPGQVLDIVLGGPGARGAFASIVWDVRMPRVLLGAVVGAGLAVTGTVLQALVRNPLADPFLLGASSGASAGAVLVIVSGAGAAAAGGLGLPAAAFAGSLAALVAVYALARRGGTMTTGRLILAGVAVQYVLSALTSLVLVLSAKPDQLRTALFWTLGGLGGARWDELALPAAALLAGTVLLTALARPLDLLLAGEEGARTLGLDTGRFRAAVFVLASLVVGVLVAYSGAIGFVGLMVPHAARMAVGAGHRALLPVAALAGAVFLVLADLVARTAAAPEEIPVGVVTALVGGPFFLWMLRRTSRTEGVAG; encoded by the coding sequence GTGAGGCGCGGGCTGTCGCTGGTGCTGCTCGCCGCCGCGCTCGCCGTCTCGATGGTGGCCGGGCTGGCCCTGGGACCCGTACGGATACCGCCCGGCCAGGTCCTCGACATCGTCCTCGGCGGCCCCGGCGCGCGCGGGGCCTTCGCCTCCATCGTGTGGGACGTGCGGATGCCGCGCGTCCTGCTCGGAGCCGTCGTCGGGGCCGGACTGGCCGTGACCGGCACCGTGCTCCAGGCCCTCGTGCGCAACCCGCTCGCCGACCCCTTCCTGCTCGGAGCCTCCTCCGGGGCCTCGGCGGGCGCGGTGCTGGTCATCGTGTCCGGCGCGGGCGCCGCGGCGGCGGGCGGACTCGGCCTGCCGGCCGCCGCCTTCGCCGGGTCCCTGGCCGCGCTCGTCGCCGTCTACGCCCTGGCCCGCCGCGGCGGCACCATGACCACCGGCCGGCTGATCCTGGCCGGGGTCGCCGTGCAGTACGTCCTCTCCGCGCTGACCAGCCTGGTCCTCGTCCTGTCCGCCAAACCCGACCAGCTGCGCACCGCCCTGTTCTGGACCCTGGGCGGCCTCGGCGGGGCCCGCTGGGACGAACTCGCCCTGCCGGCCGCCGCGCTGCTCGCCGGCACCGTCCTGCTCACCGCCCTGGCCCGGCCGCTGGACCTGCTGCTCGCGGGGGAGGAGGGTGCGCGCACCCTCGGCCTGGACACCGGCCGCTTCCGGGCGGCCGTGTTCGTGCTCGCCTCCCTCGTGGTCGGGGTGCTCGTCGCCTACAGCGGGGCCATCGGCTTCGTCGGCCTGATGGTCCCGCACGCCGCCCGGATGGCCGTCGGCGCCGGCCACCGCGCGCTGCTGCCCGTGGCCGCGCTCGCCGGGGCCGTCTTCCTGGTCCTGGCCGACCTGGTCGCCCGTACTGCCGCGGCCCCCGAGGAGATCCCGGTCGGGGTGGTCACCGCGCTGGTGGGCGGGCCGTTCTTCCTGTGGATGCTGCGCCGCACCAGCCGCACCGAGGGGGTGGCGGGATGA
- a CDS encoding ABC transporter substrate-binding protein, with translation MSRVRAAVRSFLPFALVVPLAACGGPAGPERSGGGAQAAPGFPYTVTNCGVSSTYQAPPERAVTMNQHATELMLALGLQDRMAGTAYLDDSVLPAYRPAYDRIKVLAKEYPSKEVLLGANPDFVYGGYASAFDKGQGRDRDALAKAGIGSRLSVEYCTQGPVGLEQLKTEITEVARTFGVPERGEELVREEQRRVDAVTARVKNRPRPSVFVYDSGEASAFTSGGNGIGNEIVSLAGGTNAFADLKDTFGDVPWEKVIERAPEVVLIYDYGGTTVEAKKQRLVNDPALAEVPAVKNRRFVVLPLSSAVLGVRVADAVESLGRQLHPDAP, from the coding sequence ATGTCGCGTGTCCGCGCCGCCGTGCGCTCCTTCCTGCCCTTCGCCCTCGTCGTGCCGCTCGCCGCCTGCGGCGGGCCCGCCGGGCCCGAGCGGTCCGGGGGCGGGGCGCAGGCCGCGCCCGGGTTCCCGTACACCGTCACCAACTGCGGTGTCAGCAGCACCTACCAGGCGCCGCCCGAGCGCGCCGTCACCATGAACCAGCACGCCACCGAACTCATGCTGGCCCTCGGGCTGCAGGACCGGATGGCCGGGACCGCCTATCTCGACGACTCCGTGCTGCCCGCCTACCGGCCCGCCTACGACCGGATCAAGGTGCTGGCGAAGGAGTACCCCTCGAAGGAAGTGCTCCTCGGCGCCAACCCCGACTTCGTGTACGGCGGTTACGCCAGCGCCTTCGACAAGGGGCAGGGCCGGGACCGGGACGCGCTGGCGAAGGCCGGCATCGGGTCACGGCTGAGCGTGGAGTACTGCACCCAGGGCCCGGTCGGGCTCGAACAGCTCAAGACCGAGATCACCGAGGTCGCCCGGACCTTCGGCGTGCCCGAGCGGGGCGAGGAACTCGTCCGGGAGGAGCAGCGGCGCGTCGACGCCGTCACCGCACGGGTGAAGAACCGGCCCCGGCCGTCCGTCTTCGTCTACGACTCCGGCGAGGCCTCCGCCTTCACCTCGGGGGGCAACGGCATCGGCAACGAGATCGTCTCCCTCGCCGGAGGCACGAACGCGTTCGCCGACCTCAAGGACACCTTCGGCGACGTGCCGTGGGAGAAGGTCATCGAGCGCGCGCCCGAGGTCGTCCTCATCTACGACTACGGCGGCACCACCGTCGAGGCCAAGAAGCAGCGCCTGGTGAACGACCCGGCGCTGGCCGAGGTTCCCGCCGTCAAGAACCGGCGGTTCGTGGTGCTGCCGCTCTCCTCCGCCGTGCTCGGCGTGCGCGTCGCCGACGCCGTCGAGTCCCTCGGCCGCCAGCTGCACCCCGACGCCCCGTGA
- a CDS encoding magnesium transporter MgtE N-terminal domain-containing protein, which yields MNTEESRSISVNIEAADNSRVYQVAQGNMFIGRDPVEVTARKLATLPVSKAAEMLVEMSPEERASVIAAMETGPAAARMALLESSAAVDVLVSIDELLAVERLLAMDAVSARRLALAAPQAWCTGLLSRLTLEQTLRLIGELGEGGNFTFQPDVLECFATRLPTDVMTTLLSSGGMPPETAARVLRAVADREFVNWLLIGNPSARLALLDHMPLEFLTTAVVALWEPPEELRLLCTAKGVGLPQVADVLSALRPQRLVELVTGSDIGFGIYEAFSPDTRAGLLRYTDDRRLADLLQRYQEGPLVERVSGMLLADELSGRAHHVHRHLAAALVVSTIDADRLLESLPRHQAAAVWDSRWAHGVARTLETYDVEAGYRELKQLPEMRKAEVVWHLSAERRALLRERADNLSDNQLLRDGGRPLS from the coding sequence ATGAACACGGAAGAATCGCGCAGCATCAGCGTCAACATCGAGGCGGCCGACAACAGCCGCGTCTACCAGGTCGCCCAGGGAAACATGTTCATCGGACGGGACCCCGTCGAGGTGACAGCCCGGAAGCTGGCTACTCTGCCGGTCTCCAAGGCGGCCGAGATGCTCGTCGAGATGTCCCCGGAGGAGCGCGCCTCGGTCATCGCGGCCATGGAAACCGGGCCGGCGGCGGCGCGGATGGCGCTCCTGGAGTCGTCAGCCGCAGTGGACGTCCTGGTGTCCATCGACGAGCTGCTCGCCGTCGAACGGCTCCTTGCCATGGACGCGGTGAGCGCCAGGCGCCTCGCGCTGGCGGCACCGCAAGCGTGGTGTACAGGTCTTCTTTCCAGGCTGACGCTGGAACAGACGCTCCGACTGATCGGAGAACTCGGCGAAGGAGGGAACTTCACCTTCCAGCCCGACGTCCTGGAGTGTTTCGCCACACGTCTCCCCACCGACGTCATGACCACGCTGCTGTCATCCGGCGGAATGCCGCCCGAGACGGCCGCACGTGTCCTGCGGGCAGTGGCCGACCGGGAGTTCGTCAACTGGCTCCTGATCGGCAATCCGAGCGCCCGGCTCGCGCTCCTCGACCACATGCCCCTCGAGTTCCTCACGACTGCCGTCGTCGCCCTGTGGGAACCGCCGGAGGAGCTGCGCCTCCTGTGTACGGCCAAGGGCGTCGGCCTGCCACAGGTCGCCGACGTGCTGAGCGCGCTGCGGCCGCAGCGGCTGGTCGAGCTGGTCACCGGTTCCGACATCGGCTTCGGCATCTACGAGGCGTTCTCGCCCGACACCCGGGCGGGTCTCCTCCGGTACACGGACGACCGGCGGTTGGCCGACCTCCTCCAGCGCTACCAGGAGGGCCCCCTCGTGGAACGCGTTTCCGGGATGCTGCTGGCGGATGAGCTGAGCGGCAGGGCCCATCACGTCCACCGTCATCTGGCGGCCGCGCTCGTCGTGTCGACGATCGACGCCGACCGTCTGCTGGAGTCCCTTCCACGCCATCAAGCCGCCGCCGTCTGGGACTCCCGGTGGGCCCACGGCGTGGCCCGCACCCTCGAAACCTACGACGTCGAGGCCGGCTACAGGGAGCTGAAGCAGCTCCCGGAAATGAGGAAGGCGGAGGTCGTCTGGCACCTGTCCGCGGAACGCCGGGCTCTGCTGCGGGAGAGGGCGGACAACCTCTCCGACAACCAACTCCTCCGCGACGGGGGACGGCCGCTCTCCTGA